CGGGAAGCGGCCGCCGTGATCGTTGACCTCATCGGAGATCAGCCGCAGACTTCGGATATGAACGTCCTCGCTTCTTAACAGAATGGGCGGCTTGATGCGTTGATTGATGAGAGCCATCAGCTCGCCGCATCGTGTCCGCTTCGACTCTTCGGCGGTTTTGACAAGTTCGGCTCGCCCCAACTGAAGCTGCCCCCGCAACATCACGCCGTTGCCTGCCGTGGTCTGTTCGATCATCGACTGCCTCCACCCTACCCGGCAAGGGCCGATCACCCCCGGAGCGGGGACGCCGACAGATTCAAAGACAAATTGAAGACCACCGGTGGTAATGCCCTTATCCACTGACCGACAAAAGGTCGGCCGCGATAACTTAAAGCGTTACTCGAAGCACCGGACGGCAACAGCGCAAAACGCCGCAACCGTGCTGCTCTCACTCTCGTCTGAATGTCGAGTCAGGCGCGCTTCTGCGTGGTGGAGGTTGAGCATTGATCGAGTTGGCTTGACGATGAGCTTCTTTTGAGTCAGTATAATCAACGCGTATCGGCACAAGGTCCGACGCGCGAGACCAAGACAACGATCCGCCGTTCGTCCGCCCTCACAAGACCGGACGATCGGCGGTCAACACCCCACTTTGTGGCAGGAGGGTCTATGTTCAAGCGCACCATGCTTTGCACTGCCTTGGTCGTCTGTCTGTATCTGTCACCGGTTCAAGCGCAGTTCGGCATCGACGACGGCCCGCGCGGCAACTCCGGCGCCATCACGATGCGGATTGATGTCATGCCGGGCTGGTGCCCGAACTCCGTTTTCATGTCGCCCGTGTATGAAGTCTACACCGTGCGACCCGGGCGCGCGGTTGCGCCGGATTTGATTGCGGTGGCCGTTGCGGGAACGCCGACGTTGCAGGCCGCCGCCTATGATCCCACGACCGCGAATCTGGAAGGCGTTTCACCCTTGCGGTATGAATTCAGGGACATTATGGCCGCCGACGTTCCCGAAGGAGGTCCATGCGCCTGCCGACGGTCGATGCCCGATGGACTCGAAGACGTGGTCCTGTATTTCCCGCGCGGCGAGTTTGTCGCCGCGATGGAGCCGATTGTCGACAC
This region of Candidatus Zixiibacteriota bacterium genomic DNA includes:
- a CDS encoding T9SS type A sorting domain-containing protein, with product MFKRTMLCTALVVCLYLSPVQAQFGIDDGPRGNSGAITMRIDVMPGWCPNSVFMSPVYEVYTVRPGRAVAPDLIAVAVAGTPTLQAAAYDPTTANLEGVSPLRYEFRDIMAADVPEGGPCACRRSMPDGLEDVVLYFPRGEFVAAMEPIVDTERRMVQLDMMYGGYMQSGLDCVRFYTSVKTISPAAAELPAVANLVNYPNPFNAETVITFELGTPQDVTLDVYDVLGRHVARLMDGLQAAGVHSVGWDGIADNGAPLGSGMYFYRVQSRQFSEVRKMILLR